One window from the genome of Leptospira broomii serovar Hurstbridge str. 5399 encodes:
- a CDS encoding helix-turn-helix domain-containing protein: MSKTIYSDEYRRIIDKVRQARISAELTQEDVAQALGIKQSLVSKIESCQRRVDVLELLELSRFLGKPVEFFFYASASGKLKSQSRKTLKAASVKKKKRTR, from the coding sequence TTGAGTAAGACTATATATAGCGACGAATATCGCCGGATCATAGATAAAGTGCGACAAGCACGCATTTCGGCAGAACTGACTCAAGAGGATGTAGCTCAAGCGCTAGGCATAAAGCAATCCTTGGTTTCCAAGATCGAATCCTGTCAAAGGAGAGTAGATGTCTTGGAGTTGTTAGAACTAAGTAGGTTTTTAGGAAAACCTGTTGAATTTTTCTTTTATGCTTCCGCATCCGGAAAATTGAAAAGTCAAAGCAGGAAGACCTTAAAAGCTGCTTCCGTAAAGAAGAAGAAACGGACCCGATAG
- the secE gene encoding preprotein translocase subunit SecE codes for MKLNVFIQECREELKKVQWPNRQEVVQSTFVVLATVLFFSTFLFLSDMAFVRLLTGFWNL; via the coding sequence GTGAAGTTAAACGTTTTTATACAAGAATGCCGCGAAGAACTGAAAAAAGTTCAATGGCCCAACCGCCAAGAAGTAGTGCAGTCTACGTTTGTCGTGTTAGCCACGGTTCTTTTCTTTTCTACATTTCTTTTCCTTTCGGACATGGCCTTTGTTCGGCTTCTTACCGGATTTTGGAACCTGTAA
- the rplJ gene encoding 50S ribosomal protein L10 yields the protein MPSQEKHEAVALLKGKLEASSDFILASYSGLTVEEITGLRAKLRKEGSELKVVKNNLFLLALKESEKHKDKNIAFGPEYQGPLAAIFADTNLPSVAKVLKEFAKTNKNLILKAGYLDGSVLDAEGVEAIAGLPSREQLLAQIAGGINGPARSIASGINQIIASLARAIQATAEKNNQ from the coding sequence ATGCCCAGCCAGGAAAAACACGAAGCAGTCGCCCTATTGAAGGGCAAACTTGAGGCAAGTAGCGACTTTATCCTAGCTAGCTACAGCGGCCTTACCGTGGAGGAAATCACCGGTCTCCGAGCGAAACTCCGCAAAGAGGGTTCGGAGTTAAAGGTAGTCAAAAACAACCTTTTCCTTCTCGCACTCAAGGAATCAGAAAAGCATAAGGATAAAAATATTGCCTTTGGGCCCGAATACCAAGGTCCCTTAGCGGCAATTTTCGCCGACACGAATCTGCCCTCCGTAGCAAAAGTCCTGAAGGAATTTGCTAAAACCAATAAGAACCTAATTTTAAAAGCAGGTTACTTGGACGGATCGGTTTTGGATGCGGAAGGCGTAGAAGCAATCGCAGGTCTTCCGAGCAGAGAACAACTTCTCGCTCAGATCGCCGGCGGAATCAACGGTCCGGCCCGGAGTATCGCTTCGGGAATCAACCAGATCATCGCAAGTCTCGCGCGAGCTATTCAGGCAACCGCAGAGAAGAACAACCAGTAG
- a CDS encoding DUF6946 family protein, producing the protein MFLKEIRHFYEWKDLLYSPEHFVQGFPAFELAREWQEAEGIPEGVSNRLSRLKELSDLKFMFGIPQYKISMPPLSQRSQADLLAFCKNRAGLWILAVDGKDSLGPIISDWLEESPARLQKLSVLISALGIRLERTLSLRYQLLRRLYSLVSVMDDFSTPRGIFLVQRFGKNPGILDDFNQLMEAFEIEPNHDFIPEPSIIGGRSIYFALHSSSEL; encoded by the coding sequence ATGTTTCTAAAGGAGATTCGCCATTTTTATGAGTGGAAAGATTTACTCTACTCTCCGGAACATTTCGTCCAGGGTTTTCCGGCGTTTGAGTTAGCGAGGGAATGGCAGGAAGCGGAAGGAATTCCAGAGGGAGTTTCAAATCGATTATCTCGATTAAAGGAATTATCCGATTTAAAATTTATGTTTGGGATTCCCCAGTATAAAATCTCAATGCCTCCGCTTTCGCAGCGTTCGCAAGCTGATTTATTAGCATTTTGCAAAAACCGAGCAGGGCTCTGGATCTTAGCGGTCGACGGGAAAGACTCTTTAGGCCCAATAATCTCTGATTGGTTGGAAGAATCTCCGGCCAGATTGCAAAAACTCTCCGTTCTAATTTCCGCATTGGGAATTCGACTGGAGCGTACGCTTTCATTACGTTACCAACTGCTTCGAAGACTTTACTCCTTGGTTTCCGTAATGGATGATTTTTCAACACCGAGAGGCATTTTTCTCGTCCAAAGATTCGGGAAAAATCCGGGCATTCTAGATGATTTTAATCAACTAATGGAAGCCTTCGAAATCGAACCGAATCATGATTTCATTCCGGAACCCTCGATCATCGGAGGCCGAAGCATCTATTTCGCATTGCATAGCTCTTCGGAATTATAA
- a CDS encoding HAD-IA family hydrolase — MQTSLNSDRFLFLDVGDTLLTMKKPAGEIYFDVLKNFGLTNANRPSGSLERAFRKAYSELTKEPLPEHRDKFHAHSGGSEGWWRDLLGIFLKEIGSDLDPDPIFLSIFQKFDDPSVWEIDPGFPNLLSFVKESGYGLGIISNWDHRLRDLLESVGILSYFNPIFVSAEFGFEKPSHRIFQAASETVGLPPEKLFYCGDKVELDITPTRELGWTSFHKNEKGDLRHLGELVDLLKGSCGDKNSES, encoded by the coding sequence ATGCAAACATCTTTAAATTCCGATCGATTTCTTTTCTTAGATGTCGGAGACACTCTCCTGACGATGAAAAAACCGGCAGGAGAAATATATTTCGACGTGCTGAAAAATTTCGGGCTTACCAACGCAAATCGTCCGTCAGGTTCTTTGGAGCGGGCGTTTCGCAAGGCATATTCCGAATTAACTAAGGAGCCTCTTCCCGAACACCGTGATAAATTTCACGCTCATTCGGGAGGAAGCGAAGGTTGGTGGAGAGACTTGCTGGGGATTTTCTTGAAAGAGATCGGTTCGGATTTGGATCCGGATCCTATCTTTCTTTCCATATTCCAAAAATTCGACGATCCTTCCGTTTGGGAAATCGATCCAGGATTTCCGAATTTGCTCTCGTTCGTAAAAGAATCCGGCTATGGACTTGGAATTATTTCGAATTGGGATCACCGTTTGCGCGACTTATTGGAAAGCGTAGGGATCCTTTCCTATTTCAATCCTATCTTTGTTTCCGCGGAATTCGGTTTTGAAAAACCGTCCCATCGAATTTTTCAAGCGGCTTCCGAGACGGTCGGTCTTCCTCCGGAGAAATTATTTTATTGCGGGGACAAAGTGGAGCTGGACATCACTCCAACCCGAGAGTTAGGTTGGACTTCCTTTCATAAGAACGAGAAAGGCGACCTTAGACATTTAGGAGAGCTCGTAGATTTATTGAAAGGGTCGTGCGGGGACAAAAACTCGGAAAGCTAG
- a CDS encoding DUF1003 domain-containing protein, with the protein MGKVVCSITKEEADSESCYKASTIPRLIFQKMKLEYPELTPDSFISIPKVKEFQKKYLSHLINEESTELDLLEREVLDSIEKNEILSENIEPEIEHKLTFAERVSDKLAEFGGSWTFIFSFFTFILIWVSINVGNAFFHPFDVYPFILLNLLLSCVAAIQAPIIMMSQNRQEQKDRIRSEHDYKINLKAELEIKLLHEKIDYLIAHQNRKLLEIQEIQASYLDDILSKLDKSSF; encoded by the coding sequence ATGGGTAAGGTCGTTTGTTCTATTACAAAGGAGGAGGCAGATTCAGAGAGCTGCTATAAGGCGAGTACGATCCCAAGGCTCATTTTCCAAAAGATGAAGCTCGAGTATCCGGAACTAACTCCCGACTCGTTCATTTCTATTCCGAAAGTCAAGGAATTCCAGAAAAAATATCTGAGCCATTTGATAAACGAAGAATCCACCGAATTGGATCTATTGGAGAGAGAGGTTCTTGATTCGATCGAAAAGAATGAGATTCTTTCCGAAAATATCGAACCAGAAATTGAACATAAACTTACTTTTGCGGAGAGAGTCTCCGATAAACTTGCGGAATTCGGCGGAAGCTGGACCTTTATTTTTTCGTTTTTCACATTCATTCTGATTTGGGTATCGATCAATGTCGGTAATGCATTCTTTCACCCTTTCGACGTTTACCCGTTTATACTTTTGAATCTATTGCTTTCCTGCGTAGCGGCAATTCAAGCGCCGATCATCATGATGAGTCAAAATCGTCAGGAGCAAAAGGATAGAATCCGCAGCGAACACGATTACAAAATCAATCTAAAAGCCGAGTTGGAAATTAAACTTTTACATGAAAAGATCGATTACCTAATCGCGCATCAGAATAGGAAACTACTGGAAATTCAGGAAATCCAAGCAAGTTACTTGGACGATATTTTGAGTAAGCTCGACAAATCTTCTTTTTAA
- a CDS encoding DJ-1/PfpI family protein, producing the protein MSQTFSIGMLLFPGLTHLDLTGPHEVFSRMPNTKISLVAEEAIPILAERGLAILPDLSIQDSPKFDLVFVPGGTGVNAVMENEKILFWLKDQAKTAKFVTSVCTGSLALASAGLLEGYSATTHWLSLDILRLFPGVNVKEDRIVRDGNRITGGGVTAGIDFALSIAADLNGTKVAQEIQLMLEYDPRPPFNAGHPRSAPKEILNSIESSRREAQIKRKEIAVRAIDRLKS; encoded by the coding sequence ATGTCTCAAACTTTTTCCATCGGTATGCTCCTTTTCCCGGGTTTGACTCATCTGGATCTAACGGGACCTCACGAAGTATTTTCTAGAATGCCAAATACGAAAATCTCACTCGTTGCGGAAGAAGCGATTCCAATTTTGGCCGAACGGGGGCTCGCTATCTTACCGGATCTTTCCATTCAAGATTCGCCGAAATTCGACCTAGTTTTCGTTCCGGGTGGAACCGGGGTAAATGCCGTCATGGAGAACGAAAAAATCCTTTTCTGGCTCAAGGACCAAGCGAAGACAGCAAAGTTCGTAACCTCGGTTTGCACGGGTTCTCTTGCACTCGCTTCTGCCGGATTGCTGGAGGGATATTCCGCTACTACTCATTGGTTATCGCTGGATATCTTACGACTCTTTCCCGGTGTCAATGTTAAGGAAGACAGAATCGTACGGGATGGAAATCGAATTACGGGCGGCGGAGTGACTGCCGGAATCGACTTTGCCCTTAGCATCGCCGCCGATTTGAACGGGACTAAAGTCGCGCAAGAAATTCAACTCATGCTTGAGTATGATCCCCGTCCTCCCTTTAATGCAGGTCATCCAAGATCCGCGCCCAAAGAAATTCTGAATTCGATCGAATCAAGTCGGAGGGAAGCTCAAATCAAGCGAAAGGAAATCGCAGTCCGTGCAATTGACCGGCTCAAATCCTAA
- the nusG gene encoding transcription termination/antitermination protein NusG has product MGELKWYALQTYSGHENKVQKNLEKLVQQRKLEEKIPQIRIPTMDVAEMKNGKKKVSKKKLMPGYVLIEMDMDDDLRFMIQSLPSVSTFVGSKDGGPEPLSVDEVKNLFAESGELKSEEPAAPRLLFKVGDSLKIIDGPFANFTGVVDEIFPDKGRLRVKVEIFGRSTPVELDYLQVKTEP; this is encoded by the coding sequence ATGGGTGAATTGAAATGGTACGCGCTGCAGACTTACTCCGGTCACGAGAATAAGGTGCAGAAGAATTTAGAGAAACTTGTTCAACAGCGCAAGCTGGAGGAAAAGATTCCGCAGATTCGTATTCCTACCATGGACGTCGCCGAAATGAAGAACGGCAAGAAGAAGGTTTCTAAAAAGAAGCTAATGCCGGGTTACGTTCTTATTGAAATGGACATGGACGATGATCTACGTTTCATGATCCAAAGCCTTCCATCCGTTTCCACGTTCGTGGGATCCAAGGATGGAGGTCCGGAGCCTCTCTCCGTAGACGAAGTAAAGAATCTCTTTGCGGAATCCGGAGAGTTGAAATCGGAGGAACCTGCCGCGCCGCGGTTGTTGTTCAAAGTTGGCGATAGTCTCAAGATTATCGACGGACCGTTTGCCAACTTTACTGGAGTCGTAGATGAGATCTTCCCGGATAAGGGAAGGCTCAGAGTGAAGGTGGAGATTTTCGGAAGATCCACCCCTGTGGAACTAGATTATCTACAGGTCAAAACCGAACCCTGA
- the rplA gene encoding 50S ribosomal protein L1 — MKRGKKYRAVKENIDSTKVYPIEKAVELAKASSYTKFDGTIEIATKVNYKSLQNIRGTISLPHGTGKLVRVLVFCKGDKQNEAKAAGAEFVGDADLIEKVAGGWTDFDACVATPDMMKDVGKLGPILGRKGLMPKPKAGTVTNDVTKAVGELKSGRIEYRPDKGGVVHLGVGKVSFDQTKLVENIRTVVQTLLRDKPSDAKGDYLKTFAVSPTMGAGIKVDVKELVNSAV, encoded by the coding sequence ATGAAGCGCGGAAAAAAATATCGTGCTGTAAAAGAGAATATCGACAGCACTAAGGTTTATCCCATCGAGAAAGCGGTAGAATTAGCGAAAGCTTCTTCCTACACCAAGTTTGATGGAACCATAGAAATCGCTACTAAAGTCAATTATAAGTCTCTTCAGAATATTCGCGGAACAATTTCCCTTCCTCACGGAACCGGAAAGCTAGTTCGTGTATTAGTTTTCTGTAAAGGAGACAAGCAAAACGAAGCTAAGGCTGCCGGTGCGGAATTCGTGGGCGACGCGGACCTAATCGAAAAGGTTGCGGGCGGCTGGACGGATTTTGATGCTTGCGTTGCTACTCCCGATATGATGAAGGATGTCGGAAAGCTGGGACCGATCTTGGGACGCAAAGGTTTAATGCCTAAGCCGAAAGCTGGAACGGTCACCAATGACGTTACAAAAGCGGTCGGTGAGCTCAAGTCAGGACGAATCGAATACCGTCCCGATAAAGGCGGCGTCGTTCATCTAGGAGTCGGCAAGGTTAGTTTTGATCAAACCAAGCTTGTAGAAAATATTCGTACCGTAGTTCAAACCCTTCTCCGGGATAAACCCTCGGACGCGAAGGGCGATTACCTGAAAACCTTTGCGGTCTCTCCTACGATGGGCGCAGGGATTAAGGTCGACGTTAAGGAACTGGTCAACTCGGCCGTTTAA
- a CDS encoding ankyrin repeat domain-containing protein, producing the protein MVAAREGEPSIVEFLIRNGADLNAQTRDGYGGGGHGGGA; encoded by the coding sequence ATGGTCGCGGCCAGGGAAGGAGAGCCGTCGATCGTGGAATTTTTAATTCGTAATGGTGCCGATTTGAATGCGCAAACCAGAGACGGGTATGGTGGTGGCGGTCACGGAGGAGGAGCTTAA
- the rpoB gene encoding DNA-directed RNA polymerase subunit beta — MYGQVERKRVNFGKITNLDYLSNLIQIQKKSFDWFLQSEVKDPTKRKNQGLEAVFRETFPIESPNNDMVMEYSHYVLGDPKKSPQECKDTDATFALPLKAVIRLIIKETGEIREQVVYMGDLPVMTEQGTFIINGAERVVVSQLHRSPGIFFSYDAERDTYSARVIPYRGSWLEFEMDNKGILVAKIDRKKKFPATLLIKSLGHGTNEEILRLFYKASKAKLAGGSSRELKRLIGRRVIADVINMETGEVMLEAGSKINEDNISILKEMKVKEVELVEFPRDKDNPVLVNCLEKDGVNDYEDAVLKFHGIMRQGEPSTIENAETELNRLFFSPKTFDLGDVGRYKINSKFEFNNPKEFTSAKERVLRPADIIETVRYLLNLISETENYYPDDIDHLGNRRIRSVGELISNQLKVGFTRVERVIKERMTVQEVGTQTPQLLISIKPITAVINEFFGSSQLSQFMDQTNPLAELTHKRRLNALGPGGLSRDRAGFEVRDVHYSHYGRMCPIETPEGPNIGLILSMSSYARVNDYGFLETPYRVVKNGKVANQIEYLTADKEEYHYIAQSSSAVDEKGEFKSKLISTRHRSDFPFRNPNEIQYMDLAPMQVVSVSTALIPFLEHDDANRALMGSNMQRQAVPLLRQEAPYVGTGMESRAAYDSRICVIAKQDGYVKFVDAEKVIVEQKGGKESDTYDLTKFKKTNQGTCFNQTPVVGVLHSEIDGKVSKVTKEKIEVTADNGSIREYNLTSGSKQYHPIVSNGEEVRRGTTLAGQVVLGERMDELGNILQKGTVLADGPAVDNGTLALGRNVLVAFMPWEGYNFEDAILISEKVVKDDIFSSIHIEEFEIQARETKLGQEQITRDIPNLSDKAFRDLDETGVIRIGAEVKPGDILVGMVTPKGETDLTPEYKLLHSIFGEKAKEVRDSSLRMPNGFEGTVIDIKRFSREKGDELPAGVEEMVKVFVARKRKLLVGDKMAGRHGNKGVVARIMAEEDMPYMEDGTPMDIVLNPLGVPSRMNLGQIFETQLGLAASRLGINFETPVFDGATEADVEKYCKEANLPLSSKFRLYDGRTGLPFMNEVFCGYIYMLKLAHLVDDKIHARSTGPYSLVTQQPLGGKAQFGGQRLGEMEVWALEAYGASHTLQELLTIKSDDMLGRARIYEAIVKGIHSIKPGIPESFNVLVQELRGLALDIVITDSEGNTVDISDYEDEYSKSKKKIKFETIENA; from the coding sequence ATGTACGGTCAAGTAGAGAGAAAACGGGTAAATTTCGGTAAGATAACCAATCTGGATTACCTTTCCAACTTGATTCAGATTCAGAAGAAGTCCTTCGACTGGTTTCTTCAATCTGAAGTTAAAGATCCTACCAAAAGAAAAAACCAAGGGTTAGAAGCGGTCTTCCGCGAAACTTTCCCGATCGAAAGTCCGAATAACGATATGGTGATGGAATACAGTCACTATGTTTTGGGCGATCCTAAGAAATCACCGCAAGAATGCAAAGATACCGATGCGACGTTCGCGCTTCCGTTAAAGGCGGTCATTCGTCTTATCATCAAGGAAACCGGCGAGATTCGCGAGCAGGTCGTTTACATGGGAGATCTTCCAGTGATGACCGAACAAGGAACCTTTATTATCAACGGAGCTGAGCGCGTTGTCGTGAGTCAGCTCCACCGTTCTCCCGGGATTTTCTTTTCCTACGATGCGGAAAGAGATACATATTCCGCTCGTGTGATTCCTTATCGTGGATCCTGGCTGGAATTCGAGATGGACAATAAGGGAATTCTGGTCGCCAAAATCGACAGAAAGAAAAAATTCCCTGCGACTCTTCTTATTAAATCCTTAGGGCACGGAACGAACGAGGAAATTCTTCGTCTTTTCTACAAAGCTTCCAAGGCAAAACTTGCAGGTGGGAGTTCCCGCGAACTCAAGAGATTGATCGGTCGTCGCGTAATCGCGGACGTGATCAACATGGAGACCGGAGAGGTCATGCTTGAAGCCGGCTCCAAGATCAACGAAGACAATATCTCTATCTTGAAAGAGATGAAGGTAAAGGAAGTCGAATTAGTCGAGTTTCCCCGAGATAAGGATAACCCCGTTCTTGTGAACTGTCTGGAAAAAGACGGCGTCAACGACTACGAAGACGCAGTTCTTAAATTCCACGGTATTATGCGACAAGGCGAACCTTCTACGATTGAAAACGCGGAAACCGAACTCAATCGCCTCTTCTTCTCTCCTAAAACTTTCGATTTGGGAGACGTCGGCCGTTATAAGATCAATAGCAAATTCGAATTCAATAACCCGAAAGAGTTTACGAGCGCAAAAGAGAGAGTTCTTCGCCCGGCCGATATCATCGAAACCGTGCGTTATTTATTGAATCTGATTTCCGAAACCGAGAACTACTATCCGGACGATATCGACCACCTAGGAAACCGTCGTATCAGATCAGTAGGTGAATTAATCTCCAATCAATTGAAAGTCGGTTTTACTCGGGTTGAACGAGTGATCAAAGAGAGAATGACGGTTCAGGAAGTCGGGACCCAAACTCCGCAACTTCTGATTTCAATCAAACCGATCACCGCGGTTATCAACGAGTTCTTCGGTTCCAGCCAATTGTCTCAGTTCATGGATCAAACTAATCCTTTGGCAGAATTGACCCATAAACGTCGTCTCAATGCGCTCGGACCTGGAGGTCTGTCTCGAGATAGAGCTGGATTCGAAGTTCGGGACGTTCACTACAGCCACTACGGCCGTATGTGTCCGATCGAAACTCCAGAAGGTCCGAATATCGGACTCATCCTTTCGATGTCTTCTTACGCTCGCGTAAACGATTACGGATTCTTAGAAACGCCTTACCGCGTGGTTAAGAACGGAAAGGTCGCGAATCAAATCGAATACCTGACCGCGGATAAAGAAGAATATCATTATATAGCTCAATCTTCTTCGGCTGTGGACGAGAAAGGAGAGTTTAAAAGCAAACTCATCTCGACTCGCCACCGTTCAGACTTCCCGTTTAGAAATCCGAACGAAATCCAGTATATGGATTTGGCTCCTATGCAGGTGGTTTCGGTTTCGACGGCATTGATTCCTTTCTTGGAACATGACGACGCAAACCGAGCTCTGATGGGTTCGAACATGCAACGTCAAGCCGTGCCTCTGCTCCGTCAGGAAGCTCCCTATGTGGGAACCGGAATGGAAAGCCGCGCCGCATACGATTCCAGAATTTGCGTGATTGCGAAACAAGACGGTTATGTTAAGTTCGTAGATGCGGAAAAGGTTATCGTCGAGCAAAAGGGCGGAAAAGAATCCGATACTTACGACTTAACGAAATTTAAGAAGACCAATCAAGGTACTTGCTTTAACCAAACTCCCGTAGTCGGAGTGCTTCACTCCGAGATAGACGGAAAAGTCAGCAAGGTAACCAAGGAAAAGATCGAAGTCACTGCGGATAACGGAAGCATAAGAGAATACAATCTTACTTCCGGCTCTAAGCAGTATCATCCGATCGTTTCCAACGGGGAGGAAGTTCGCAGAGGGACCACTCTCGCAGGTCAAGTCGTCCTTGGCGAGAGAATGGATGAACTCGGAAACATCCTACAAAAAGGAACCGTTCTCGCCGACGGACCTGCGGTCGATAACGGAACTCTTGCATTAGGACGAAACGTCCTGGTAGCGTTTATGCCTTGGGAAGGGTATAACTTCGAAGATGCGATCCTCATTTCCGAGAAAGTCGTGAAAGACGATATTTTTTCTTCCATCCATATAGAAGAATTCGAGATCCAAGCTCGTGAAACCAAATTGGGACAAGAGCAGATTACTCGGGATATTCCGAATCTTTCGGACAAAGCATTCCGCGATCTTGATGAAACCGGTGTGATCCGGATCGGTGCGGAAGTGAAACCGGGGGATATTCTGGTCGGGATGGTGACTCCAAAAGGGGAAACCGATCTGACTCCGGAATACAAACTTCTACATTCCATTTTCGGCGAAAAAGCGAAGGAAGTTAGAGATTCTTCTCTTCGTATGCCTAACGGCTTTGAAGGAACCGTAATCGATATCAAACGTTTCTCCCGTGAGAAGGGCGACGAATTGCCCGCGGGTGTGGAAGAGATGGTCAAGGTTTTCGTAGCTCGTAAGCGTAAGCTTCTAGTCGGAGACAAGATGGCCGGACGCCACGGAAATAAGGGTGTCGTTGCTCGGATCATGGCCGAGGAAGATATGCCGTACATGGAAGACGGTACTCCGATGGACATCGTATTGAATCCGTTGGGAGTTCCTTCTCGGATGAATTTGGGTCAGATTTTCGAAACCCAACTCGGATTGGCTGCAAGCCGTCTCGGAATCAATTTCGAGACTCCGGTATTCGACGGAGCCACCGAAGCAGACGTGGAAAAATATTGTAAGGAAGCGAATCTTCCTCTCAGTTCTAAATTTAGATTGTACGACGGGCGGACGGGTCTTCCGTTCATGAACGAAGTGTTCTGCGGATACATTTACATGTTGAAACTGGCCCACCTCGTTGACGACAAGATCCACGCTCGTTCCACCGGGCCCTACTCTTTGGTTACTCAGCAACCTTTGGGTGGTAAGGCACAGTTCGGGGGACAGCGTTTGGGAGAAATGGAAGTGTGGGCGCTGGAAGCATATGGCGCATCCCATACATTGCAGGAACTCCTCACCATTAAATCCGACGATATGTTGGGAAGGGCGAGAATTTACGAGGCGATCGTAAAAGGAATCCATTCCATCAAACCGGGAATTCCGGAATCATTCAACGTATTGGTACAGGAACTCAGGGGACTTGCTCTGGATATCGTCATCACCGACTCCGAGGGCAACACTGTGGATATCTCGGACTACGAAGACGAATATTCCAAGAGCAAAAAGAAGATTAAATTCGAGACCATCGAGAACGCCTAA
- the rplL gene encoding 50S ribosomal protein L7/L12, with amino-acid sequence MSTTEALLEQIGKLTLVEAADLVKKMEEKFGISAAAPVAVAAAGGGAAPAAAAEEPASFNVVLKGFGDKKIEVIKVVREITGLGLKEAKDLVEAGGKAVKEGVAKAEADDLKKKLEAVGAQIELKAV; translated from the coding sequence ATGTCTACCACTGAAGCGTTATTAGAGCAAATCGGCAAGCTGACCCTGGTCGAGGCAGCCGACCTCGTCAAAAAGATGGAGGAGAAGTTCGGAATTTCCGCAGCTGCTCCCGTAGCAGTTGCCGCAGCAGGCGGCGGAGCAGCACCAGCTGCAGCAGCCGAAGAGCCGGCATCTTTCAATGTCGTCCTGAAAGGCTTCGGAGATAAGAAAATCGAAGTTATTAAGGTAGTTCGCGAGATCACCGGTCTTGGCTTAAAAGAAGCTAAAGATCTAGTCGAAGCTGGCGGAAAAGCAGTGAAAGAAGGCGTTGCGAAAGCAGAAGCCGACGATCTGAAAAAGAAACTAGAAGCGGTTGGCGCTCAAATCGAACTCAAGGCTGTCTAA
- the rplK gene encoding 50S ribosomal protein L11, translating into MAAKKVVKQIKLQVEAGKANPAPPVGPALGQAGLNIMEFCKQFNERSKAQIGLKLPVVITVFSDRSFTFITKSPPAALLVKKAIGLETGSATPHTVKVGKITRKQLEEIAKTKMEDLNANDLDAAVQIIAGTCRSMGVTVEG; encoded by the coding sequence ATGGCAGCAAAAAAAGTCGTAAAGCAGATTAAGCTTCAAGTGGAAGCAGGCAAGGCCAACCCGGCACCTCCAGTAGGTCCCGCTCTCGGTCAGGCCGGTTTGAACATTATGGAGTTCTGCAAACAATTCAACGAAAGAAGCAAGGCTCAAATCGGCCTGAAACTTCCCGTTGTAATCACCGTATTCTCCGATCGGAGTTTCACGTTCATTACCAAGTCTCCTCCGGCAGCTCTTCTCGTTAAGAAGGCGATCGGTCTAGAAACTGGTTCCGCTACTCCCCATACCGTTAAGGTCGGGAAGATTACTCGTAAGCAGCTCGAAGAGATTGCAAAGACCAAGATGGAAGACCTCAACGCCAATGATTTGGATGCTGCGGTTCAGATTATTGCGGGAACTTGCCGTTCTATGGGCGTCACGGTAGAGGGATAA
- a CDS encoding helix-turn-helix domain-containing protein translates to MAKTIYTEEYRSFQRLLKRARKEAGYTQVEVADALGEPQSYISKIESGDRRIDVIEFWTFAKLYGKPVDFFFRFEETDRPKKRTLKAAVPKKK, encoded by the coding sequence TTGGCAAAAACAATCTATACTGAGGAATATCGTTCTTTCCAGAGGCTTTTAAAGCGGGCCAGGAAGGAAGCCGGATACACACAAGTTGAAGTTGCCGATGCGCTCGGCGAGCCGCAATCCTACATATCTAAAATCGAATCGGGCGACCGGAGAATAGACGTAATCGAATTTTGGACGTTTGCGAAATTATATGGCAAGCCTGTAGATTTCTTTTTCCGGTTTGAAGAGACTGATCGCCCCAAAAAAAGAACTTTGAAAGCCGCAGTTCCAAAAAAGAAATAG